The sequence ttccgTAAAATTATTCCACTTTAGTGAAAATTGtagtgtttggccataaaaattccaaatacaattccaaattgtatctggaaaagtgaaaacaagttttgtTTCCACTTTTTTCACTTCCATTTCTCTcacaaaaagtcaaaaacaactccaatttactttcatggccaaacacaactccaaactccaactccaaaaaattttagttttcatggccaaacacccaCTTATTGTGTCATAATGTCAGGGGGTTCCCTTGGATCAAagcatattttttcaatattttatcttCTGCACATACTTTTTTAATATCTTATCTTCTGCTGCTAATTCTGGAGTTTTGCCAAGTGTTTGCGCTTACTTTCCATTGCTACTGGAAGTTTTCATAAAGTCAAGATAACATGCACTTCAAGCCATTTTACTTGAGTGTTCAATTTATAGCTGTTTCTGATGTTTTCATGCTGTTTTAGGTCCGGAAAGGTGGATGGCGTTACCTTGATACTGGCCAAGTGTTGATAGAGAGTGCATGCTCAACTGACCGGGTGGAGGAAGCTTTAAGTACATTGCTTCCACTGCTTCCTGATGTGCACTATTTTCGCTTTAATCCAGGTGAAGTCATTTAAGATGTTGCCTGAGGTGAAATCATTACAAGCACAGGATTGCTTTTTTTTTAACTTGGCAAACGTTATTTCCCTAATTCTTTTCCTGAACTTTCGGCATTTCACGGACAATTCAATTTGTAGGAATCAGCCAGAACTAAAGAAAATGAATTAGGAGTGTGATCTAGTCCAGCGCTGTGGTGATATTGGTTTATAGTTTTCTTTGGATTCTTAACATGCTTTCTACATATCTGGGATGCAGTTGATGAACGATGTGGTATGGAGCTAGATGAGACGGACCCTGCTGTCTGGTTAAAGTTAGAGGCTGCCACAGATGATTACATTCAGAACACCTCTGCTGCTTTCAAGAATATTTGTGAAAGATTATTGGAGAGGCAACACGATGAGAAATTTTCTGATAATTTCAAGTCCCATCAGTTTCTCAAAGCAAAGAATTCTAAAGCTGGTATGTGGAATCATTTTTAATTGCTTTCCATGATATTCTTTTGTCTCAGATGGATTGAACTTTGAAGGATTTGATTTATTTTCAGATGAGAGCAGCCCTTCTTTAGGTTGGAGGCGGAACGTGCTTCTTGTCGAGGCCCCAAATAGTGCAGATGCTGGAAGAGTCTTTCACCATGCTCGCTCACTTGAGTCATTTTGTGCGCATAACGGAATAAAGCTCAGTCTCTTTAATGGCATATCAAGCACTCAGAAAGCAAATCCAGGATCAACTTTTCCCACACCGTTTGCTTCTCCATTATTCACTGGGAGCTTCCCTTCAAGCCCTCTCCTATACAGTCCTGATATTGGGGCTCATAGGGTTGGTAGAATTGATTTAGTTCCACCACTAAGCTTGGATGGATTACAATCCGCGAAAACAACCGTCACACCGCCCGAGTCACCTCGAAAGCGTCGACAGCTTTCATTGCCTGTGCAATCTTTGTATGAGAAGCTAAAGAATTCACCTCAGGTTGGAGTTGTGCACTTGGCTTTGCAAAATGATGCATCTGGTTCTGTACTGAGGTTAGATGCTCCCTATTTTTTGGTTACTTACTGCAAACGCTGCTTATCATGCTAATGTCATCTACTTCTACGAGATAGTTGGCAGAATGATGTATTTGTGGTGGCTGAACCTGGAGAACTAGCAGATAAGTTTCTGCAGGGTGTCAAATTCAGCTTGCTGTCTATGATGCGAGGCCGCCGGAGAAGCTATGCATCAGTCATCACTGACATCTCAACGGTTGCTGATCTTGTTAGGTGTAGGCCATGCTTCCAAATTGGGGGTGTAGTCCACCGTTATATTGGTCGTCAGACGCAGGTATGTGCTGATATGATGTCTGCCATCCTTATTTGGATAATTGCCTTTGTTTTTGGAAACCAAGaatttatgattttgttcttgatCAAAGGAATTTATGAATGTCCTATGTTTTGTTTTCTGAAGGTCATGGAAGATGACCAAGAAATTGGTGCCTATATGTTTCGCAGGACCGTTCCTTCGATGCATTTAACTTCAGAAGATATTCGGTGGATGGTATACCCTTTGAGCATTTATGTGATTCAGTACTGCATCCTTTTTCCATTGCAAAATTTTATGTGAGAAGGAGCTTATCTCTTCCAAATGACATTATATGGTTGGCATGATTTGATTGAACAAGTTAATACCAATCTGGTTGTGTTACATATGACGAATGAACTTACTTGCTTGGGTTCAAGTGTCTGTGGCAAGGATAAACTCTTAAGCACTCCGAGATCTTAGGGGATTTTTTCTTCAGCGCCGACAAAGGGAGCAGTGATGTCTTCTGCAGATGAAACTCTGCAGCCCGGATGCTTCCTAATGGATGTGTGTGGATAGTCCTATCCACATATTCCTTTTATCCTAAAAAACCAATTGAACAAATTTATCTCTGGTTTGCCTAGTAATTCATCTGCATCACTCCGAGATCTGAACTTGATTCTGTAATGACGGTCTATTTCTGTCTTAGGTTTGATGAATAAGGAGCTCGTTCATTATACTACATACTTGTGAATGTACACTTAAGTTTTACTATTAAGACTGGGTTAATCACTTCTTTCATTTGTCGTGATAGAGGGCTTAATACACTGTCAATGAGTATGTTGGTTCATTTTGTGTCATCTCTCCAAGACCTGTGTTTGTGGCCTATTACTCGACGCATATGCATAAAGATGCATGAGAAAGGAGGCAAGCACTATAACTCTTAGTTTTGTTAAACTTCCAGGTTGGAGCATGGAGGGAGAGAATCATAATCTTCACTGGTTTCTATGGCCCTACCCAACCTATAATCAAGGCTTTTCTAGATTCAGGAGCTAAAGCTGTCATATGTCCTTCCACTGAGCCTGATGAAGTGCAGTTGTCTACATTTCATGGGTCAGGTGATTTTAATTCTTTTGATAATGGGAAGTTTGAAATTGGCGAAGAAGAAGCAGAGGATGACGATACTGAACCTTCTAGTCCAGCAAGTGATTGGGAAGATAGTGAACCAGAGAAAAATGAAGGAAACTCTCGGTTCTTTTGGGATGATGATGAAGGGGAGTTGTCCCAATTCATATGTCAATTCTATGAGTCTCTTTTTCAGGGTGGTTCAAGAATAGATGCTGCATTGCAACATGCTCGTGCCTCACACCGTAGCCTAAGATATTCATGCCATCTTCCCAGCATACCATAGTTCATCTGTTGTCTCTGGCCGTGAATATCTCCAAGGGAGGGAGGCACGAGTTGGTTAGCTTTTGCTGACTGCATGTTGCTTGATCAAGGCAGTTTGCATGGTCTCCTCATTATTCCATACTTTGTAAAGAAGAACTATACTTGTACAAGAAAAGGAACAGGAGTGCAGAAACAAGCGTGGCGAGAGAAAAAGACGGTAGAAATGAGTAATAATTCAAAGAAGCTAGAGAAACAACCAATTTTGAGGCTCCGAAGTCATTTTTTGTGTTCTCATTCATTGATGGATGTTCATTTTTCCTTTAGGGCCCAGTTTTGCAGAATTTTCCTTAcaaattaattttagattttagaaaGGTTTTGAGTCTCAATaagtaacttgtaaagtgaaatTAATTTTGTGGATAAAGCAGGGACAATTTTCTAAACCACCCTTTCTCCCACAATGAGGGTTTGTCTCTGTCTTTTTCTTGTAAAAAGCAGATATATATCCTTGTTCTTCTTGGACAGTGCTGGATGTGACACAATTTGAAGCTGACATGGCTATTAGGATCTGGTGTTCTCATTGCTCTCTGCAATTTGTTAAGGAGAAACCCATGTGGTGTTAGTGCTTGTTGCACAATAACTAGTTGGGATAAACACAGGTGGTCTTGTgacatattttatgaaaatacttGTATTGAGGTCTAGCGGTCAATGAAGTATGAAAAGTATGTATGATCAGGGTTCACATTCTTCCCACCCCGTCTTCTAAGCCTTGGAAGACCCTTTCAAGTTTCATCGAACGAACAGATTGCAAATTGGCCCAAGGACGCTACCTTTTCCCTTAAATATTGTGTGTTTACAATAACATATTCAACGTAATGTCCTTAAATAGGGTTTAAGGACCTTgataatcccacaagtgggttTGGGGAGCGTCCTACCTTCGTAATCCCACACAAATGGAGGTAATGCGTGTGCAGTTCTTGCTCCTACTTTAGGAGGTAAACAGGTTGTTTCTAATTGACCCTATTGTCCATTAATGGAGATTTAAGGTCATTGTACATCAATGGAGATTCATAGGCATTGGTAATCTTTTCAAACTACAGCATTATCCTTGTAAGAAATCACCACCAAACACATCATTGATGAGTCCATTTCCATTATTACTCCTATTTGGTAGAAACAGACTAAACACATTTCATCTCTGTCACAGTTTATCcaccactgctactactactactgccaATATTCTCGACATCAATGACAAGATAATAGCAACCCAAATATCAAACTGCAACAATGTACATCACCTCAACCAAATTTACGCCCAAATAATCCGAACTCACTTCTTGGTATTTTATCCCGCGCAATTTCACTGGAACAACATTATTAGATCATATACTAGGCTTAATTCCCCTAGTAACGCTCTACATGTGTACGTCAATATGTCGAGAAATGGTGTTCGTCCAGATACTTTTACATTGCCCATTGTTTTAAAGGCGATGTGTTCGGTTTTGAGTTATGTTTTGGTAAAACAGCTTCATGGGGTTGCAGTAAAGCTTTGTTTGGATAGTAATATGTATTCTGAAAGTGGGTTTATTAGTTTGTATGGGAAAGCGGGTGAATATGAGAATGCACGTAAGGTGTTTGAGCAAAATCGTGAGAGAAAGTTGGGGTCTTGGAATGCGATTATAGCGGGGTTATCGCAAGGTGGGCGTGCTAAAGAAGCGATAGAGATGTTTTTGGAGTTGAGAGGGAGTGGGTTAATGCCGGATGATGTGACTATGGTTAGCGTGACGTCGGCTTGTGGTAGTCTTGGAGACTTGGAGTTGGGTTCTCAATTGCATAAATGTGTATTGCAAGCGAAAGAAATGGGGAAGTCTGATCTTTTGATGATGAATTCGCTTATTGATATGTATGGTAAATGTGGAAAGATGGATCTTGCTTATAGGGTGTTTTCGAGGATGAAGGAAAGAAATGTATCCTCGTGGACTTCTATGATTGTTGGGTATGCGATGCACGGGTATGTTGGAGATGCGCTTGAGTGCTTTCGTTGCATGAGAGAGGCAGGTGTTAGGCCTAACCATGTGACGTTTATCGGGGTGTTGAGCGCTTGTGTACATGGGGGGATGGTGCAAGAAGGAAAGTATTATTTCAACATGATGAAGAATGAATATGGTATTGCACCCATGTTGCAGCATTATGGGTGCATGGTGGATTTGCTTGGCAGGGTTGGGTTGCTCGAGGAGGCAAGGGGGATGATTGAAGGGATGTCAATGAAAACAAATGTCGTGATTTGGGGATGCCTAATGGGGGCTTGTGAGAAGCATGGGCATGTGAAAATGGGAGAGTGGGTGGCTAAGCACTTGCAACAGTTGGAACCGTGGAACGATGGAGTGTATGTGGTATTGTCCAACATTTATGCCAGTAATGGCATGTGGGAAGAGGTAAGGAGGATGAGAGCAATTATGAAGGAGAGAAAACTTGCCAAGATTCCAGCTTATAGTTTGTCAGCAAGTTCATATTGAGAGCTGAAGGTGGACCTGCCAAAGATGAAGGGATCAGAAATGTTGCTCTCTTATAGATGTGAGTGCATAAGATGGTTGCCATATGCTGCACCTCACAAAAGTGTTTATATAGGAGCAATATATCACATAATCTAACGTAGTCGTTGACCCTTAACTTTGATCCACTTAATTCCTCTgtagtaaaaaatatatacatttatttttagGTGAGATGTTGATTCATTTCGTGTCATCTCTTCAAGAGATGTGCTTGTGATCTATTGCTCTATGCAGACACATTTATCCAAGAAAATGAAAGAATAAGAATGAGGAAGGAGGCAGCACTAAGTCTTTCAGTATTTGTTAAACCTTCCAGATTGGAACATGGCGGGGGAGAATTGTAATCTTCGCTG comes from Capsicum annuum cultivar UCD-10X-F1 chromosome 2, UCD10Xv1.1, whole genome shotgun sequence and encodes:
- the LOC107859567 gene encoding pentatricopeptide repeat-containing protein At1g77170, mitochondrial, coding for MSPFPLLLLFGRNRLNTFHLCHSLSTTATTTTANILDINDKIIATQISNCNNVHHLNQIYAQIIRTHFLVFYPAQFHWNNIIRSYTRLNSPSNALHVYVNMSRNGVRPDTFTLPIVLKAMCSVLSYVLVKQLHGVAVKLCLDSNMYSESGFISLYGKAGEYENARKVFEQNRERKLGSWNAIIAGLSQGGRAKEAIEMFLELRGSGLMPDDVTMVSVTSACGSLGDLELGSQLHKCVLQAKEMGKSDLLMMNSLIDMYGKCGKMDLAYRVFSRMKERNVSSWTSMIVGYAMHGYVGDALECFRCMREAGVRPNHVTFIGVLSACVHGGMVQEGKYYFNMMKNEYGIAPMLQHYGCMVDLLGRVGLLEEARGMIEGMSMKTNVVIWGCLMGACEKHGHVKMGEWVAKHLQQLEPWNDGVYVVLSNIYASNGMWEEVRRMRAIMKERKLAKIPAYSLSASSY